The Nerophis ophidion isolate RoL-2023_Sa linkage group LG07, RoL_Noph_v1.0, whole genome shotgun sequence genome contains a region encoding:
- the LOC133556087 gene encoding monocyte to macrophage differentiation factor-like, with amino-acid sequence MERANSLQRFMNRRPSANCRYQPTRYEHAANCYTHAFLIAPALVGMALLHRLSDNQWQRVTAWVYGLGLCALFLVSTVFHIITWKRSHMREVEHCFHMCDRVVIYVFIAASYTPWLNLRELGPLAAHMRWFVWLMAAAGIIYVFNYHEKYKVVELTFYLTMGFFPASVVASMNNTEGVHELACGGLIYCLGVVFFKSDGVIPFAHAIWHVFVALAAAVHYYAIWKYLYKPSGADALFHS; translated from the exons ATGGAAAGAGCTAACAGCTTGCAGAG GTTCATGAACAGGCGTCCCTCCGCTAATTGTCGCTACCAGCCTACCCGCTACGAGCATGCCGCCAACTGCTACACACACGCA TTCCTGATCGCTCCCGCCTTGGTGGGCATGGCGCTGCTGCACCGGTTGTCAGACAACCAGTGGCAGCGCGTGACGGCGTGGGTGTACGGTCTGGGCCTGTGCGCCCTCTTCCTTGTGTCCACCGTTTTCCACATCATCACCTGGAAGAGGAGTCATATGAG GGAGGTGGAGCACTGCTTCCACATGTGCGACAGGGTGGTCATCTACGTCTTCATCGCTGCCTCTTACACGCCGTG GCTGAACCTGCGAGAACTGGGGCCACTCGCTGCTCACATGCGCTGGTTTGTTTGGCTGATGGCGGCCGCCGGAATCATCTATGTCTTCAACTACCACGAAAA GTACAAAGTGGTGGAGTTGACCTTCTACTTGACTATGGGCTTCTTCCCTGCATCCGTGGTCGCCTCAATG AACAACACGGAGGGTGTTCACGAGCTGGCATGCGGCGGCCTCATCTACTGCCTGGGCGTGGTCTTCTTCAAGAGCGATGGCGTCATCCCCTTCGCCCACGCCATCTGGCACGTGTTTGTGGCACTCGCGGCCGCCGTGCACTACTATGCCATCTGGAAGTACCTCTACAAGCCCTCCGGCGCCGATGCCCTCTTCCACTCGTGA